The following is a genomic window from Paenibacillus sp. FSL R5-0766.
GGTGTGATGGATGTCAGAGGACGGGGCAGATGGTTTCATATCATCACTCCTGGTCATTAATAGGTACAAAAAAATTTCCAGTCCTCATTCTATCATGCCCCTATTGATTACGCAAAAATGAAATTCTTTACTTAATAGAGTAAAAAGAGATTGCATCGGAAGGAAGTCCTAGGATACAATTTCTTATAGATGCAATAAGTAGGAACTTTGGGCAGGTTTTTCGACTTTTTTAGATAGAAATGCAGGAAATTTATACTATATTTTGACCTTTCCGGGAATGGGAAGATGGACGTCATGGTGTTTTTATAACAAAATACAGTGAAAATAGAGCTTTTTTATCGGCTTCCTCCTGTATTTTTCTGTTTTTCGACATAATCCGACCTATGCTTCTTCTATACTCGGATTGTCGCATAGACGATGAAATCATCATGACAGAATTTAAAAGTTATTTGTCCAATACATAACAGGGGGAACAACAATGAAAAAAGTATGGCAGGTGGTCATCATAGATATCCACCCCACCAGCATGCTCGGTACAAAATTGATTTTGGAAGAGCAGCAAGATCTGACGGTACGTGGCATGACTTCGACCGGAACAGAAGGGCTCGATCTGGTGAATATTCACCAGCCTGATCTGATTCTGATGGATTATCGTCTTCCGGAGGGTCAGGCAGATCAATATATTGCCCAGATGAAGAATCTGTCAGCTCACAGTCACATCATTATTTTGACGGATGAAGACAATGTGAAGCTGTTTCGTCATCTGATGAGCCTTGGTGCAAGCGGCATGTTATCCAAACAGGCTTCCCCTAGCCAGCTGATTCATCTGATCTCTGGGTTGCGTGAGGGCCATGTGTCCATTCCATTGTCGTGGTTAAACAGTGCGGAGTGGGCGCAACCTGTGGAGTCTCCGACAGAAGCACGTGTCATTGAATTAACAGAAACCGAAACTTTTATCATGGAAAGAATTGTTCAGGGTGTAACCTATGATAAAATAGCGAATGAGATCAACGTTAGCAGACGTTCCATTGATAATTACCTGCGTAAAATATACGTGAAGCTGGAAGTAAGCAGTAGAGCACAGGCCATTGAACGTTATGCCTTGCATGCAAGACAAGTGAAGACGGGATCCTGACGAAACAGGTTTGTTCTTCCCATGATCACAACAGTTCTGTATGCATCCGGTCATATTCGATGGCGAGCAGGAATAGGTTGTAGGGCTGCGGACTGCGAGTACAGTTTCGGAATAGGGATGAAAGGGGAACGGATCGATGAAATATTTCTTTGCTTCCCGTACCAACAGGCTTTTGTCATCACCACTGAGGGATATACGTGAGATGTCTGGCAGGGATTATTTCATTTCTCTGGCAGAAGAATTGCCTGCGGAGGAGTTGTTTCCTTTCAAATTGTTGGAAGAAGCAGCGGTATCTGTCTTTAGTTCAGGCCCCTCCGCATTGCAATATGGAGAGCCAGCAGGCTACACACCCCTAAGAGAGTGGTTGAACAAAGACTGGAATGCACGCAAAGGCATACGAACGGTACCCGAGCAGATTCTGTTGACCACTGGTACCCAGCAGGCCATCGATCTGGTGATGCGTCTATTGCTTGAGCCAGGAGATTCTGTACTGGTTGAACATCCCACATCTCCAGGCTGTCTTGAGGTTCTGGAGATGCAAGGAGCCAAGATTGTGCCTGT
Proteins encoded in this region:
- a CDS encoding response regulator transcription factor; the encoded protein is MKKVWQVVIIDIHPTSMLGTKLILEEQQDLTVRGMTSTGTEGLDLVNIHQPDLILMDYRLPEGQADQYIAQMKNLSAHSHIIILTDEDNVKLFRHLMSLGASGMLSKQASPSQLIHLISGLREGHVSIPLSWLNSAEWAQPVESPTEARVIELTETETFIMERIVQGVTYDKIANEINVSRRSIDNYLRKIYVKLEVSSRAQAIERYALHARQVKTGS